The Moorena producens PAL-8-15-08-1 genomic interval TGAATGATCCCAAATTTCCGTTTTTTTCGTTGAGCCTTTAAATTTTTCAGAGTGAAGCTTTCGTTTAGAAAATAGTCACCTTTCCACAGTTTTTTGTCGATAATTGTTTCTAACTCGACTTTTACCCAAGGCAAATCCTCTTTATCAGAAAATTGGGAGGCTCCCATCGCCAGCAGTCGCAAGGATTGAACATTGGTAAACCGAGAATAGGTCAAACTAAGACTAGGCACCAGGCTGACACTATAATTTTCTATTAGATAGTTCTTTTGATCGTGCAGAGCAGCCAGGGGTAGGGAGCGCAACCCCTGATCCATGGCAAATATCAGGCTTTCGATCTTATTAGCTTTTAACTCAGCCTCTAACGGTCCTATCAGCCATTGGTAAAGTTGCTGAGCTGGTTTGAGATGATCCTTATCATCCTTGCTTCGGGGATTGATCAGTGTTCGATGAAAGGTTCTAGTCACAGCTAGGACTTCAGCACGATTTGCGTTATAGACTCGCCGCAGAACTGGATTACCCTCTGCTGTGATCAGCAACAGTTCTAGCTGGTCATCGCTTTTTTGTAAGCATTTTTCGGGTTCTGAAGGTAGATCAGAGGGTCGGTAACCAAATCGTCGGTCAATTTCGGCTGCTGGGATTGCTGGAGTTTGGCATCGCGTTCCTGGCAATGTCAGGGAGTTTTGGACAAAACTGACGTAAATAACCCCAGTCTTGAGACCAGTCTCCCGCTCAAGCTCACGAGTGCGATCGCGTACATCATTCTGAGTATAAATTTTGGTCTTGAGCGATCGCATAAAGTATGCCTGATATTCTTCTGTGAAGGCTTGTTCTATGCCATAGACTAGGTCACTTTTA includes:
- a CDS encoding CHAT domain-containing protein → MGGTPKTALAPQDLTVLPTDDVTVLAPDDVTVLLPDDLTVSQQVDSKIPTPDNSSITPPEIPPLVEQPITLEATVKSDLVYGIEQAFTEEYQAYFMRSLKTKIYTQNDVRDRTRELERETGLKTGVIYVSFVQNSLTLPGTRCQTPAIPAAEIDRRFGYRPSDLPSEPEKCLQKSDDQLELLLITAEGNPVLRRVYNANRAEVLAVTRTFHRTLINPRSKDDKDHLKPAQQLYQWLIGPLEAELKANKIESLIFAMDQGLRSLPLAALHDQKNYLIENYSVSLVPSLSLTYSRFTNVQSLRLLAMGASQFSDKEDLPWVKVELETIIDKKLWKGDYFLNESFTLKNLKAQRKKRKFGIIHLATHAQFNRGAPENSYIQMWDRKLGLDELENLFYEPSVELLVLSACQTALGNREAELGFAGSAFQAGVDSTLATLWSVSDQGAMGLTTEFYRQLNKTPSKTEALRQAQLAMIRGNVRIENDHLFISGKKIGLSSELSGFGKQNFSHPYFWAAFLLVGDP